In Chryseobacterium sp., the genomic window ACTGAATATTCTTACACTTGTTTTTCTCATACCAATCTAGCCAACCCTTTCTGTCTTTTTCATAAATTCCAGACGGATATAGACCTGCATAATTGAGTCTGCTTTCAAAAGAAACATGGGAATACTTTGAAATAAATACAAGGGATTTATTAAATTGATTGCCTTCATTTTTATTTATTAGACTATCAATAATCTTGATATTAGAAAAATATTCCTTTTTAAAGTCTAAATTTTCAATACAGTCTCCATTGACATACACATTATTGCTTTTCTTTATAGAACTAGCACAATTTAATAATAGTAACAATACTACAATAAAAAATATATTTTTCATACTATGGCAATTTTGTTTTTTTAACTGTTATCCCTCCAGTAGTATCGTTTTTCCAAATAGCTTGATTAGTTTTGGTTTTATCTTTCTCCTGGAATACTTTGATACTCATTGGTCCTTCAGTTTCTATTCTTTCATTTCCATTTACTTTACCCTCTTTCTTAAAAGCTTTTGCATGAGCCTTATTAAAATCGGTATATGTGGTATTTCCGGCAGCATCTGTTTCTGTTTTTCCTATGTCACCTTTTTTGAGTCCCATTTTAGCTTTTTCCAGCTGCTCAATATGCTCATGAGTTATAGCTCCAGCACTACTTGTACCTCCTTTTCCAACTTTGTCAAATTCTAAAACATCTGCCATATCAATCTCTCCTGTTTGAAAGCTACCAACCACAACTGATTTGTCATTTTCTACTAAATCTTGACTAACAACTTCTTTTGTGGTAATGACCTCATTATAGCTATCATAGAAAGCCTGTTGTTCTTTGGTTAAAGAAACATCTTTATTAACCATATTAAGAGTTACCTTATATGTATCTGTACCTTCTATTTTTGTGTAAGTTGCGGAATATTTACCTCCAAGTGAAGCACTCACTAAATCTTCGTAGGATTTCCGTGCCGTATCAGTTGCAAACGAAAGAATTAATTCATTCCCGTCTGGATCCATAAAAGCAATTGGATTATTTCCAGCATAGGTATAAGGTGACATTGAAAAATATTTTTCTGCTTTATTGTCTATTACACCCCACCGTCCAATATCCGGCATATACATTCTGGCTCCATAATCATACATTCCAGTCTCCTGCAACTCCTTTCCGTTGTACTTATATTTATAAGCATTCGAACTATTTGCCTGAATATTATGATCGAACAGCATTCCGAAAGGATAATAAGTATTGTTATCAACTACTTCTCTGAGAGCGGGGTTAAATCTAATTATTTTTACATAAAAGATTTTGCATTGTTTGTATATTCAATCCTATAGTGATTTTTATCTTTTCCAACATATATAAATTTATATTTAGGTAACTGTTGTTTATTTAATTTTATTATCTGCTTATTATCAATAGTAATAGTAACATCTTTGTTATTGATAATAATACAACCATCTGTAATTCCCAACATTGGTAATGTCTTTCGCTTTTTATTAAATACAATACTATCTTCATTTTTAACAGTTATAAGATTGTCAAATTCAGATGTAAAGGTTAAAAAAGATTTATTTTTATCCTGTGCATTAAATTTTTTAATCATAACTTTTGAACGTACATTCTCAACAATTTCCATCTCTGTTCCGTATATTTCTGTCGTCTTCACAGTTGAACAACCGATAAAAATAAATGAGCATAAAACTATTATTCTATTAAGTGTTTTCATCTTACTTATCTTGGCTTTTGTTGTTCTTCTACTAAGTTTATGGCATTAGTCCTTTGTTCTGGAGTTATTTTCGTTCCAGGACCGCCCTCTCGCATTAAATTATCCGGAGTGGATTTTAAAGTTGCCTTATCACTATGCTTTATTCCTAAAGTATGACCTGTTTCATGAGCTCCTGTTTTAGCAACATCAGATCTATTTTTATTGTCAAAATTTAATTGACCTGTTTTTTCATTAACATCCAATCCTTTCGTAGTAAAAACATTAATCTGAGTTCTATTCTTCTGAGTATTATCATTGTTATCTGTCATTCCATTAGTCATAGTTTGAATCAGGTAAGAACCATTTTCATCCACTCCTTTAAAATCATCTACATTATTAGTGTCATAAGCAATGTTATAATCCCAAACCATAGTAGATTTATCACTCTGGCTAAAAGTAATATTAACCTGATTTCCGCTAGCATCTTTTCCACCAAAAGAAGAAACAATTTGAGCCTCACGTTCTTGAAGCAGTGTAGACATTTGTGAATTAGAAAGAGCTCCTGCCGTATTATTTACAGGCTTGTACGTAAGATGTAAATCAACAGTTTTGTTTTCTAAATTTCTACTTGCTACCCATTCCAGGCCTTCTAATTCTCTACCATCAACAACTCTATTTTCAGAAAAGTTATAATGTGACTGATAAGAATACTTTTCAGAAAGAGGATCAATATTAAAGAATCTTCCCAAGTCAGGCATGTAATTTCTCCATTTAAATGAGTAAAAACCGGTCTCTTGTAACTCTTGTCCTTGGTACTTATACTGATACGCATTCTGAGTGGTAGCTGTATAATTATGCAGTAACCCAAAAGGATAATAATTATTCACTTCCACAATCTCTCAGGTTTCCAATAATCAATACAGATGGGCAGCTCAAATGGAGGGTTGTAGTTCCCGCTGCATTGCTGGACAAAGTATTGTCTTGGCTGGATAATACCGTCTTTATTGGTATCCGTATAGCTTAATCTTATATTGCCTAAATGATCCGTAAAGTTGTAGATGTATAAATTACTAAGCGCATCATAATATCCTTCGGAAGTAGGAATGATCCGTAGTTTCATTACGGCAACTTCATTGGGGTCAGGGAGCGTCATGACTTCTCCTGTTCCTTCCTCTGAAGGCTTGGTAGACTTATACTGGAACCCGTCCAGATAATCTGTTTCTATATCTCCAAAGAGCTTCTTCACTTTTACGCCGTCTGCCCTGTAGGTATAATGGGTGACCTTAGAGTTTTGGGTAATCTGTTTGGGTAAATTTAAATAATTATATTGAATGGAGGAAATCCCTTTATCGGCATGACCGGTCATGTTTCCATTCCCATCAGCACTGCCATTATCATATTCAAGGGTATTGGGAGTGGTTATATATGGATAGCCCAAAGGGTTCTGCTGTTCATCGGTTATTTTATTCAGCCTGTTTCCTGTGTAATCATATTTCAGATTGTCTATGACAGTGGCAAAGGTATTGCCGGATAAAACGCCTTCTGATCTTTTCAGCCTGGTAATATTGCCGTTTAGATCATACTCCATTTTTTCAAAATATTCTCCGGAGGCTTCACTTCCTGATTGTTGATAGAACCCTGCGGAAAGCCTGTTCAGGGAATCATACACGTAACCGTATCTTTTTAAGGGTTCATTTTCCTGAGTTAAGGTTTTCCAGGACACTTCGGCTATATTCCCATTGTATTGGGGAAGCACTTTCAGGGAAGGGTCTAATGCATCGGGAGTTTCTAATCCCTCAACTGTATTGTAGTTGATCTTATATCCGAAAAGATCATTTCCCAGAATCGAGGGATCATTGATCTGGGTCATCCACCCTCTGATATTGTACCTATAATCAATGGTCTGCAAGGGTGTTGCTGAATGTATTCCGCCTACTTTTTTACTCTCTAATTGGGAAAGTTCATTGTATTGGTTCCGGGCCAGAATCTCATCCGGATTGCTGTCTACTTTATGCTTGTGTACAAGAAGTCTGTTCTGGTCATCATACGTAAAGCTTTCTGTAATAATCCTTTCTGTATCCGTATTCAACCTTTTATGCTTTGTAATAACAGTTTGTGGTACCCCTGCAAAATCCAGCAGAGATTCTGTACGGGTATAGCCTCCCAGATGGTTGATGGAATGGGTACCAATGACTCTTGCTTTGTCATCGTAATAGGTGTAGGTCTTGCTCCAGCTGTCATCTTCGATATTCTTTACCAAACTCATCACGGGTAGGCCTTTGGTGCTTCTTCCTGCTGATGAAGGGGTATCGGTTAAGGTAGGCCTGCCCTGAATGGTGGTTGGGAAAGAGGGATTGAAATTGTATTGCGGATAAGTATCATAATAGTTGACACTTAAAACCGTTTCAATATCAAAAAAATATCCATTGCTGTACTGAACCGGCATCCCGTTTTTGGTAAATCCTGTACTGCTCCTGTTCTCCACTATTATGAGATTCCCTGCCTGGGACTGCATGCTGCTTCTGCTTCCTCCGGCAATGATCCCTGTATAAGCCACTCTCCCGAATGGGTCATATTGGGTAATCAGCCATTTGCTTTTCTCCCGCATATTGGCATCCTGGGTCATGATAAGCCTCTCCGCCTGATCATACACCATATATTCCCAGCCTTTTCCAGGCAGTTTTTTCTCTACCAAACGGTTTCTCCCGTCATAGCGGTACTGATAATACAGGTTTTCTACGGCAGCCGGTTCCACAGTGGGAGCGGAAGCCAGTGGAGGGATTACAAAGGACAGCTGGTCATATTCATTGTAAACATAGTACGTATCTGCATTTTGGGCAGCGCTCAGTACTTTTCTCACTAACAAAAGCTGTCCTCTGCCGTTTTTGAATTCTATGGTTTTGTTGCCGTCTTCATCAGTAACCATGTTTTTATACAGCTGTCCTGCTCCAAAATACTGAAGCAGCTGGACATTGCTTTGAGTCCTGCCTTCAAGCCAGCTGGTGCTGGTTTCGTACTTTCTCACGTAATCTTCATGGAGATTGGCATCATAGTCAAATTTAACGGGTTTATCACTCCAGGCATTTCCTACCTGGATCTGCTGCCGGATCCTGTCCAATGGTGAGTTTTCCAAAACTTTTTCAGAATAAATCTTTTCCTGGCTATAGAGATCCGGCCGGGAAGCATTGGTTAATGGAGAGGTGTAAATTGCTCCGTTTTGAGTCTCCTGCTGGGGAACGGGTAAAAATTCTTTTACCTGTCTTCCAAAATCGTCATATTCAAAATGAGTCACCACATCTCTGCCCAATGGCGAGGATTTGACATTCACGACCTGCTTGGGTCTTCCCAGGCCGTCAAAATACTGAACCATTTCTGAGGTTTTGGGATTGGCAAGTGTAGGGTCTGAGAGGTATGTTTTGGTATAAACGTAATTTTCTGCAGTGCTCGGATTGGCCTGGGCATGGGCCAACCCGGTTATCAGCAAACCACTCATTGGAATCATTATTTTTTTCATCAGTTCTTAGTTTTTATAATGGTACTTCAATTCTTTCAATACTTTTCCATTCACATCTACCACTTTTTCAAGCCGGTTGGCGGAATCATATTGGTAGACCTCTCTTATTCCTGATGGGGGAGTGATACTCGTTACTCCGATTAAAGGGTCATAGGTAAACGTACTTATCTGGTAGGCTGATAAACTGGAATTGTTCCTGAATTGATCCAGTGTGGCAATAAGTACCGGCTCATTAGCCGGATTGGCTGCATCTGCATCCGAAGCGGAAACCAGCCCAGGAATAAGTCCCAGACCTGACAACTGATCATAAGTAGCTCCTTTCACTCTGGCAATAGGCAGGGTTTGGTTGTATCCCCAGATAATAGTTACAGGAATTCCTTCTTTGGTAGTATACTGAAGTAAGTTTCCTTTGTCATCATATTTATCGTAGGTAATATCTGTTGATGGAATATGCTGAAGATCATAGGATAATACCGAACTTGGAAACAAATGAGAAGGATCATCATATAAAGTTTCTTCTTTACTCACTATTTTATTATTGTTTTTAACTTCGGTCTCTAATGGAATGCCAATCATATTGGCATCGATTAATCTTTGATTTGCCTTTTCAGTAGCATATTTATAGTTTGTTATATTAATGCTTCCATCCTGAAAATTTTGAGTGATTGCGGTTGGATAATCATTCGAATTATAGACATTGTCAGTTGTAGATGAAATTACACTTTGTACTCCGTTTTTGTAGAAATATGATTTTTCAATTCTTTGTGTTGGTAACGTTACTCCAAAACTTTCAAAATTCTTGTATGGATCTGTCAACGCAAAACCAATTCCGATTTTATTAACCATTTCCTGATAACTACTGAAAGAAAAAAGCTCAGATATCATATTGTTGGCATAGTTATCTTTTAATTTAACCCCATCATTTTTTTGATATACTGAAGTGGTATAATCTGTTGTCACTTCTGATAGCAGATTGTTACCTGTATCATATTTTTTATCGGAAATCAATTGCCCTCTTAAATAATCCTGGTTAGGAATAGGAATAGGTGTCAATTGAACTATAACAGTCGCATCATTTGGGTAATCAATAGGGGATCTGAAATTATAAACTGTTTTCCCTTTTTTGTTATTATTGGTATCTATCTGTTCTACACTTATGTATTTATATCCAACGTCAGAACTTTGCGTTTTTTGTACGGGTAAGATGTTGTAATCTGTGGTGATATCAAATTCTGCACTATATGATATGGTAAAATTATTGTATTTATTCTGATATGAATAAGGATTAGTAAGCCTGAATATAGGCTCAGGGAAAACTAAAGCCCCACTGCTTCTTTGGGTATCATCAAGGTTTGTGTAGTTATATACATATTTTTTTGATACCATACCTGATGCAGGATTTTCAAGATAAGATATATCTTTAATTCTGATTCCTCCACCTTTCTGTACTTTAGCATTCACATACGTAGTCTCCGTAGTATGGGCAATAAAAGTATCACCTGTCTGATCAGGATTTGATGGTCCGAAATCACCAGCCAGGGAAGCGTAATAAACACCTGGTTCAAGATAAACAGTCTTATTAAATTCTGATATTACCTGACCATCAGGGTTTGGATTGACAACCAGACAAGCTGGCGGCTGAACCTTATTACAGGTCTGCGCTGCATAACCAAATTCATATACAGCCGGTGAAAAGGTTCCATCTGTATTTTTCTTATAGAG contains:
- a CDS encoding RHS repeat-associated core domain-containing protein, yielding MYKQCKIFYVKIIRFNPALREVVDNNTYYPFGMLFDHNIQANSSNAYKYKYNGKELQETGMYDYGARMYMPDIGRWGVIDNKAEKYFSMSPYTYAGNNPIAFMDPDGNELILSFATDTARKSYEDLVSASLGGKYSATYTKIEGTDTYKVTLNMVNKDVSLTKEQQAFYDSYNEVITTKEVVSQDLVENDKSVVVGSFQTGEIDMADVLEFDKVGKGGTSSAGAITHEHIEQLEKAKMGLKKGDIGKTETDAAGNTTYTDFNKAHAKAFKKEGKVNGNERIETEGPMSIKVFQEKDKTKTNQAIWKNDTTGGITVKKTKLP
- a CDS encoding RHS repeat-associated core domain-containing protein, with amino-acid sequence MEVNNYYPFGLLHNYTATTQNAYQYKYQGQELQETGFYSFKWRNYMPDLGRFFNIDPLSEKYSYQSHYNFSENRVVDGRELEGLEWVASRNLENKTVDLHLTYKPVNNTAGALSNSQMSTLLQEREAQIVSSFGGKDASGNQVNITFSQSDKSTMVWDYNIAYDTNNVDDFKGVDENGSYLIQTMTNGMTDNNDNTQKNRTQINVFTTKGLDVNEKTGQLNFDNKNRSDVAKTGAHETGHTLGIKHSDKATLKSTPDNLMREGGPGTKITPEQRTNAINLVEEQQKPR
- a CDS encoding DUF6443 domain-containing protein, whose translation is MKKIMIPMSGLLITGLAHAQANPSTAENYVYTKTYLSDPTLANPKTSEMVQYFDGLGRPKQVVNVKSSPLGRDVVTHFEYDDFGRQVKEFLPVPQQETQNGAIYTSPLTNASRPDLYSQEKIYSEKVLENSPLDRIRQQIQVGNAWSDKPVKFDYDANLHEDYVRKYETSTSWLEGRTQSNVQLLQYFGAGQLYKNMVTDEDGNKTIEFKNGRGQLLLVRKVLSAAQNADTYYVYNEYDQLSFVIPPLASAPTVEPAAVENLYYQYRYDGRNRLVEKKLPGKGWEYMVYDQAERLIMTQDANMREKSKWLITQYDPFGRVAYTGIIAGGSRSSMQSQAGNLIIVENRSSTGFTKNGMPVQYSNGYFFDIETVLSVNYYDTYPQYNFNPSFPTTIQGRPTLTDTPSSAGRSTKGLPVMSLVKNIEDDSWSKTYTYYDDKARVIGTHSINHLGGYTRTESLLDFAGVPQTVITKHKRLNTDTERIITESFTYDDQNRLLVHKHKVDSNPDEILARNQYNELSQLESKKVGGIHSATPLQTIDYRYNIRGWMTQINDPSILGNDLFGYKINYNTVEGLETPDALDPSLKVLPQYNGNIAEVSWKTLTQENEPLKRYGYVYDSLNRLSAGFYQQSGSEASGEYFEKMEYDLNGNITRLKRSEGVLSGNTFATVIDNLKYDYTGNRLNKITDEQQNPLGYPYITTPNTLEYDNGSADGNGNMTGHADKGISSIQYNYLNLPKQITQNSKVTHYTYRADGVKVKKLFGDIETDYLDGFQYKSTKPSEEGTGEVMTLPDPNEVAVMKLRIIPTSEGYYDALSNLYIYNFTDHLGNIRLSYTDTNKDGIIQPRQYFVQQCSGNYNPPFELPICIDYWKPERLWK